In a genomic window of Temperatibacter marinus:
- the rplC gene encoding 50S ribosomal protein L3 has protein sequence MRTGLIVKKVGMTRVFNDQGQHVPVTVLQLDSVEVVAQRTEEKDGYTAVQLGAGSAKVKNTSKAARGHFAKAEVAPKRKVCEFRVPSDALVEVGAEITADHFVAGQHVDVVGTSKGKGFAGAMKRHNFGGLRASHGVSISHRSHGSTGQCQDPGRVFKGKKMAGHYGDERVTVQNLVVVEARAEEGLILVKGGVPGAKGSWLLLNDAVKKAAPEGLPFPAAVRVKEAPVAEAPAEEAAVETAEASEE, from the coding sequence ATGCGTACAGGTCTTATTGTAAAAAAAGTAGGCATGACTCGCGTCTTTAACGACCAGGGTCAGCACGTTCCAGTAACAGTTCTTCAGTTGGACTCAGTTGAAGTTGTTGCACAGCGTACAGAAGAAAAAGATGGTTACACAGCTGTTCAGTTGGGTGCCGGTTCTGCGAAAGTTAAGAACACTTCTAAAGCTGCTCGCGGCCACTTTGCTAAAGCTGAAGTAGCTCCTAAGCGTAAGGTATGCGAATTCCGCGTACCAAGCGATGCCCTCGTTGAAGTGGGCGCAGAAATCACAGCAGATCATTTTGTCGCTGGCCAACACGTTGACGTAGTGGGCACTTCAAAAGGTAAAGGTTTTGCTGGTGCGATGAAGCGTCACAACTTTGGTGGTCTTCGTGCTTCACACGGTGTATCTATTTCACACCGTTCACACGGTTCTACAGGTCAGTGTCAAGACCCAGGTCGTGTATTTAAAGGCAAGAAGATGGCTGGTCATTATGGTGATGAGCGCGTTACTGTTCAGAACTTAGTCGTAGTCGAAGCACGCGCAGAAGAAGGTTTGATCCTTGTTAAAGGCGGCGTACCAGGCGCTAAAGGCTCTTGGTTGCTCCTTAATGATGCTGTTAAGAAAGCAGCACCAGAAGGTCTTCCTTTCCCTGCAGCTGTTCGTGTAAAAGAAGCACCAGTAGCGGAAGCTCCAGCTGAAGAAGCTGCAGTTGAAACTGCTGAAGCAAGTGAGGAATAA
- the rplB gene encoding 50S ribosomal protein L2: MALKQYKPMTPGQRGLVLIDRSELYKGKPVKKLTEGLTKSGGRNNTGRITSRRRGGGAKRAYRMIDFKRTKWDVSATVERIEYDPNRTAFIALIKYEDGELAYILAPQRLAVGDKVVAGEKVDIKPGNAMPLANMPVGTIVHNVEMKAGKGGQIARSAGAYVQLVGRDRGYAQVRLSSGEMRIVRGECMATVGAVSNPDNQNQKLSKAGRNRWKGRRPSVRGVAMNPVDHPHGGGEGRTSGGRDPVTPWGKPTKGKRTRSNKSTDQYILRSRHERKKR, encoded by the coding sequence ATGGCACTTAAACAATATAAACCGATGACTCCAGGCCAGCGTGGTCTTGTTCTTATTGATCGTTCAGAGCTCTATAAGGGTAAGCCAGTAAAGAAGCTGACCGAAGGTCTCACAAAATCTGGTGGCCGCAATAACACTGGTCGTATCACTTCGCGTCGTCGTGGTGGTGGTGCCAAGCGTGCATACCGTATGATCGATTTCAAACGTACTAAATGGGATGTTTCGGCAACCGTTGAGCGCATTGAATATGATCCTAACCGTACAGCTTTCATCGCTCTCATCAAATATGAAGATGGCGAACTGGCATACATCCTTGCGCCTCAGCGTCTTGCTGTGGGTGACAAAGTTGTCGCTGGTGAGAAAGTCGATATCAAACCTGGTAATGCAATGCCTTTGGCAAACATGCCTGTCGGTACAATCGTACATAACGTTGAGATGAAAGCCGGTAAAGGTGGACAGATCGCACGTTCTGCGGGTGCATACGTACAGCTTGTAGGTCGTGATCGTGGCTACGCGCAGGTTCGCCTTTCTTCTGGCGAAATGCGTATTGTTCGCGGTGAGTGCATGGCAACTGTAGGTGCAGTATCCAACCCTGACAACCAAAACCAGAAGCTGTCCAAAGCGGGCCGCAATCGCTGGAAAGGTCGTCGTCCATCAGTTCGTGGTGTGGCGATGAACCCGGTTGATCACCCACATGGTGGTGGTGAGGGTCGTACCTCTGGTGGTCGTGATCCGGTTACTCCTTGGGGTAAACCGACAAAAGGTAAACGCACACGTTCAAACAAGAGCACAGATCAGTATATTCTGCGTTCTCGTCATGAACGCAAGAAGCGATAG
- a CDS encoding 50S ribosomal protein L23: MSNVAKHYDIIKAPVITEKATLGQENNTYTFKVAIDATKPEIKAAVESIFDVTVKSVNTVRQQGKIKRFRGIRGQRAEYKKAMVKLAEGSSIDVTSGV, from the coding sequence ATGAGCAACGTAGCAAAGCACTATGACATCATCAAAGCCCCAGTGATTACTGAAAAAGCAACATTGGGACAGGAAAATAACACATATACATTTAAAGTAGCGATCGATGCAACTAAGCCTGAAATTAAGGCTGCTGTTGAGAGCATCTTTGATGTAACAGTTAAGTCAGTTAATACTGTGCGTCAGCAAGGTAAAATCAAACGCTTCCGCGGGATCCGTGGTCAGCGCGCTGAATATAAAAAAGCGATGGTTAAACTTGCTGAAGGTAGCAGCATTGACGTGACATCGGGAGTTTAA
- the rpsS gene encoding 30S ribosomal protein S19: MARSVWKGPFVDLHLMKKVESAQGGDVIKTWSRRSTILPNFVGITFNVYNGQKFIPVYVTDDMVGHKLGEFAPTRTYWGHAADKKAKRK; this comes from the coding sequence ATGGCTCGTTCTGTATGGAAAGGTCCTTTTGTTGACTTGCACCTCATGAAGAAGGTGGAATCAGCTCAAGGCGGTGATGTGATTAAAACTTGGTCTCGTCGTTCGACAATTTTGCCGAACTTTGTAGGCATCACATTTAACGTTTATAACGGTCAAAAATTTATCCCAGTTTACGTAACTGACGATATGGTTGGCCATAAGCTTGGTGAATTTGCTCCAACGCGTACCTATTGGGGTCACGCTGCGGACAAGAAAGCGAAGAGGAAATAA
- the rplV gene encoding 50S ribosomal protein L22 — MGKQANARRVADNEALATATMLRGSPQKLNLVAQQIRGMKVEKALAALTFSHKKAAIDVKKVLESAIANAENNHNLDVDSLIVAEASVGKALTMKRFRARARGRTGKILKPFSRLRIVVREVEEN; from the coding sequence ATGGGTAAGCAAGCTAATGCTCGTCGCGTAGCCGACAACGAAGCGCTGGCAACCGCAACCATGCTTCGCGGTTCACCACAAAAATTGAACCTGGTTGCTCAGCAGATTCGTGGAATGAAAGTTGAAAAGGCTCTTGCTGCTTTAACATTCAGCCACAAAAAAGCGGCAATCGATGTAAAGAAAGTTCTCGAAAGTGCAATTGCAAATGCTGAGAACAATCATAACCTTGATGTAGATAGCCTCATCGTAGCGGAAGCTAGTGTTGGTAAGGCTCTTACAATGAAGCGTTTCCGTGCGCGTGCTCGTGGTCGTACAGGTAAAATCCTGAAGCCATTTAGCCGTCTGCGTATTGTTGTACGCGAAGTAGAGGAGAACTAA
- the rpsJ gene encoding 30S ribosomal protein S10 — MTTQNIRIRLKAFDHRVLDQATNEIASTAKRTGAQVRGPIPMPTKIEKFTVLRGPHVNKKSREQFEMRTHKRLLDIVDPTPQTVDALMKLDLSAGVDVEIKLQ, encoded by the coding sequence ATGACAACACAAAATATTCGTATTCGGTTGAAAGCGTTCGACCACCGTGTCCTGGACCAGGCCACAAATGAGATCGCTTCAACAGCCAAGCGTACCGGAGCACAGGTACGCGGGCCGATCCCAATGCCGACCAAGATCGAAAAGTTCACAGTTCTACGTGGTCCACACGTAAACAAAAAATCTCGTGAGCAGTTCGAAATGCGTACGCACAAGCGTCTATTGGACATCGTTGATCCAACACCACAGACTGTCGATGCTTTGATGAAGCTTGACTTGTCAGCTGGCGTTGATGTTGAGATCAAGTTGCAGTAG
- the rplD gene encoding 50S ribosomal protein L4 codes for MKQQVLTLDAKKSGDIELNDAVFGVDVRADILHRVVNWQLAKRRAGTHAVKFRSDIARTGKKFGNQKGGGGARHGSRRSNIFVGGGRAFGPIPRDHGHDLPKKIRTMGLKSALSSKVAEEKLIIVDNAELAEGKTKALKEKLSKLGVTSALIIDGADVNANFLQAASNIPLIDVLPSQGANVYDILRREVLVLTKAAVEKLEERLS; via the coding sequence ATGAAACAACAGGTACTGACCTTGGATGCCAAGAAAAGCGGTGACATCGAATTGAATGATGCCGTATTTGGTGTTGATGTGCGTGCAGACATTCTGCACCGCGTTGTAAACTGGCAGTTGGCTAAACGCCGTGCGGGTACACACGCTGTGAAATTCCGCAGTGATATTGCTCGTACAGGTAAGAAATTTGGCAACCAAAAAGGTGGTGGTGGAGCCCGTCATGGTTCTCGTCGCTCTAACATCTTTGTTGGTGGTGGTCGTGCTTTTGGCCCGATCCCGCGCGATCATGGCCACGATCTACCTAAAAAGATCCGTACAATGGGTCTTAAGTCTGCTCTTTCTTCTAAAGTAGCTGAAGAAAAGCTTATCATTGTTGATAATGCTGAGCTGGCTGAAGGTAAAACAAAAGCACTTAAGGAAAAGCTTTCTAAGCTAGGTGTTACATCTGCTCTCATCATTGATGGTGCAGACGTTAACGCTAACTTCCTGCAGGCTGCCTCTAACATTCCATTGATCGATGTGTTGCCGAGCCAAGGCGCGAACGTCTACGACATTCTTCGTCGTGAAGTTCTTGTTTTGACAAAAGCTGCCGTCGAGAAGCTTGAGGAGCGTCTGTCATGA
- the rpsL gene encoding 30S ribosomal protein S12 yields MPTINQLVRKPRKDKPVRNIVPALEACPQKRGVCTRVYTTTPKKPNSALRKVARVRLSNGFEVTSYIPGEGHNLQEHSVVLIRGGRVKDLPGVRYHILRGVLDTQGVADRRKSRSKYGTKRPK; encoded by the coding sequence ATGCCTACCATTAACCAATTGGTTCGTAAGCCAAGAAAAGACAAGCCAGTACGTAATATCGTACCTGCGCTTGAAGCGTGTCCGCAGAAACGCGGTGTATGTACACGTGTGTACACAACTACACCTAAAAAGCCTAACTCGGCGCTGCGTAAAGTTGCTCGTGTTCGCCTCTCAAATGGATTTGAGGTGACATCATACATTCCAGGTGAAGGTCACAACCTCCAGGAGCACTCTGTTGTGCTTATCCGTGGTGGTCGAGTGAAAGATTTGCCTGGTGTTCGTTATCATATTCTGCGTGGTGTTCTGGATACACAGGGCGTTGCAGATCGTCGTAAGAGCCGTTCTAAATACGGTACAAAACGTCCTAAGTAA
- the fusA gene encoding elongation factor G produces the protein MARRTPLERYRNIGIMAHIDAGKTTTTERILYYTGRSHKIGEVHDGGATMDWMEQEQERGITITSAATTCFWNDHRINIIDTPGHVDFTIEVERSLRVLDGAVAVFDSVAGVEPQSETVWRQADKYDVPRMCFVNKMDRMGANFGRCVDMIRERLGSTPCVVQLPIGAESAYEGLIDLIKFKEVLWVGEDLGASYEYHDIRADLLDEATAAREEMVETALEADDALMEKYLEGEEISEEELKSAIRKGTQESLFVPVLNGTAFKNKGVQPLLDAVVDFMPSPLDVAAINGVDPDNHEIEMTRPSSDDEPFSALAFKIMNDPFVGTLTFCRIYSGVLTTGMQVANSVKTRKEKVGRMLEMHSNNREDLKEARAGDIIALAGLKQTTTGDTLCDLKAQVILERMEFPDPVISVAVEPKTKADQEKMGIALGRLAAEDPSFRVRSDEESGQTVISGMGELHLDILVDRMKREFKVECNVGAPEVAYRERFAREVEIDYTHKKQSGGSGQFGRVKMVVSPAEPGSGFEFIDEIKGGNIPKEYIPGVETGIKDIAVSGALIGFPIVDFTVRLVDGAYHDVDSSVMAFELAGRGAARQAAKEAGIKILEPIMKVEVVTPDEYMGDVIGDVNKRRGQIQGSETRGPATVVNAMVPLDNMFGYVNDLRSFTQGRAQFSMQFDHYAEVPNNVAEEIKTKLAG, from the coding sequence ATGGCACGTAGAACGCCGCTTGAGCGCTATCGTAACATTGGTATCATGGCACACATTGATGCTGGTAAAACTACTACAACAGAACGAATTCTGTACTATACAGGTCGTTCGCACAAAATTGGTGAAGTTCACGATGGTGGCGCCACTATGGATTGGATGGAGCAAGAGCAGGAGCGTGGTATTACAATTACCTCTGCTGCGACAACTTGTTTCTGGAATGATCACCGCATTAACATCATTGATACACCTGGTCACGTTGACTTCACAATTGAAGTTGAGCGTTCTTTGCGTGTTCTTGATGGTGCGGTAGCTGTATTTGACTCTGTTGCTGGCGTTGAGCCTCAGTCAGAAACAGTATGGCGCCAGGCTGATAAATACGACGTTCCGCGTATGTGTTTTGTCAACAAGATGGACCGTATGGGTGCTAACTTTGGTCGTTGTGTGGATATGATCCGCGAACGTCTTGGTTCTACACCTTGTGTGGTTCAGCTTCCTATTGGTGCAGAATCTGCTTATGAAGGCCTAATTGATCTGATCAAATTCAAAGAAGTTCTTTGGGTTGGTGAAGATCTTGGTGCGTCCTATGAGTATCACGACATTCGTGCAGACCTTCTTGATGAAGCGACTGCAGCTCGTGAAGAGATGGTTGAGACTGCACTTGAGGCTGATGACGCGCTTATGGAGAAATACCTCGAGGGTGAAGAAATTAGCGAAGAAGAGTTGAAGTCTGCGATCCGTAAAGGGACGCAAGAATCTCTTTTCGTTCCTGTATTGAACGGTACAGCATTCAAAAACAAAGGTGTTCAGCCTCTTCTTGATGCTGTGGTTGATTTCATGCCGTCACCTCTTGACGTTGCAGCGATTAACGGTGTTGATCCTGATAACCATGAGATTGAAATGACACGTCCATCTTCTGATGACGAGCCTTTCTCGGCTCTTGCCTTTAAGATTATGAACGACCCATTTGTTGGTACTTTAACATTCTGTCGTATCTATTCTGGTGTTCTAACAACAGGGATGCAGGTTGCGAACTCTGTTAAGACACGTAAAGAAAAAGTTGGTCGTATGCTAGAAATGCACTCGAACAACCGTGAAGATCTTAAAGAAGCGCGTGCGGGTGATATTATTGCTCTTGCGGGTCTGAAGCAAACAACAACAGGGGATACACTTTGTGATCTTAAGGCTCAGGTTATCCTTGAGCGTATGGAATTCCCGGATCCGGTTATTTCTGTTGCGGTAGAGCCTAAGACAAAAGCTGATCAGGAAAAAATGGGTATTGCTCTTGGCCGTTTGGCTGCTGAGGATCCATCTTTCCGTGTGCGTTCTGATGAAGAATCAGGTCAGACGGTTATTTCAGGTATGGGTGAGCTACACCTTGATATCTTGGTTGACCGTATGAAGCGTGAATTCAAAGTTGAGTGTAACGTAGGGGCGCCTGAAGTTGCTTACCGTGAGCGTTTTGCGCGTGAAGTTGAAATTGACTACACCCACAAGAAACAGTCTGGTGGTTCTGGTCAGTTTGGTCGCGTGAAAATGGTTGTTTCTCCTGCTGAGCCGGGTTCTGGCTTCGAGTTTATCGATGAGATTAAGGGTGGTAACATCCCTAAAGAATATATTCCTGGTGTTGAAACAGGAATTAAAGATATCGCAGTATCTGGTGCGTTGATTGGTTTCCCGATCGTCGACTTTACTGTGCGTCTTGTGGATGGTGCTTATCACGACGTCGATTCGTCTGTGATGGCATTTGAACTTGCTGGTCGTGGTGCTGCTCGTCAGGCTGCGAAAGAGGCAGGTATTAAAATTCTAGAGCCAATTATGAAAGTCGAAGTTGTTACTCCTGATGAGTATATGGGCGATGTAATTGGTGACGTGAATAAGCGTCGTGGTCAGATCCAGGGTTCTGAAACTCGTGGTCCGGCTACTGTCGTAAATGCAATGGTTCCGCTAGATAACATGTTCGGTTATGTGAATGATCTTCGTTCATTCACACAGGGTCGTGCTCAGTTCTCTATGCAATTTGATCATTATGCAGAAGTACCAAACAACGTGGCTGAAGAAATTAAGACCAAGTTGGCTGGTTAA
- the tuf gene encoding elongation factor Tu has product MSKEKFERTKPHCNVGTIGHVDHGKTTLTAAITKVLADAGMSDAVDFANIDKAPEERERGITISTAHVEYETENRHYAHVDCPGHADYVKNMITGAAQMDGGILVVNAADGPMPQTREHILLARQVGVPALVVFLNKVDQVDDEELLELVEMEVRELLSEYEFPGDDIPIIAGSALAALEGRDAAIGNDKILELMAAVDEYIPQPERAVDGAFLMPVEDVFSISGRGTVCTGRVERGIVKVGEEIEIVGIKDTTKTTVTGVEMFRKLLDQGEAGDNIGALLRGVARDDVERGQVLAHVGSIQPHTTFKAETYVLTKEEGGRHTPFFANYRPQFYFRTTDVTGSVELPEGTEMVMPGDNVSFKVTLIAPIAMDEGLRFAIREGGRTVGAGVVAEILE; this is encoded by the coding sequence ATGTCTAAGGAAAAGTTTGAACGTACCAAGCCGCACTGTAACGTTGGTACAATTGGTCACGTTGACCATGGTAAGACAACGCTTACAGCTGCGATCACCAAAGTATTGGCTGATGCTGGGATGTCTGATGCAGTTGATTTTGCAAATATTGATAAAGCTCCAGAAGAGCGTGAGCGTGGGATTACGATTTCTACAGCCCACGTTGAGTATGAGACAGAGAACCGCCACTATGCGCACGTTGACTGTCCAGGTCACGCAGATTATGTGAAGAACATGATCACGGGTGCTGCTCAGATGGATGGTGGTATTCTTGTTGTAAACGCAGCGGACGGCCCAATGCCACAAACACGTGAGCACATTTTGCTAGCGCGTCAGGTTGGTGTTCCAGCGCTTGTTGTTTTCTTGAACAAAGTTGATCAGGTTGATGACGAAGAGCTTCTAGAACTTGTTGAGATGGAAGTTCGTGAGCTTCTTTCAGAGTATGAGTTCCCTGGTGATGATATTCCGATTATTGCTGGTTCAGCGCTTGCTGCTCTTGAGGGCCGTGATGCTGCAATTGGTAACGATAAGATTCTTGAGCTGATGGCAGCTGTTGATGAGTATATTCCACAGCCAGAGCGTGCTGTTGATGGTGCTTTCTTGATGCCTGTTGAGGATGTGTTCTCGATTTCAGGTCGTGGTACAGTATGTACAGGTCGTGTTGAGCGCGGTATCGTTAAAGTTGGTGAAGAGATTGAAATCGTTGGTATCAAAGATACAACAAAAACAACGGTTACAGGTGTTGAGATGTTCCGTAAGTTGCTTGATCAAGGTGAAGCAGGCGATAACATTGGTGCGCTTCTTCGTGGTGTTGCCCGTGACGACGTTGAGCGTGGTCAGGTTCTAGCACACGTTGGTTCAATCCAGCCGCATACAACATTTAAAGCAGAAACATACGTTCTGACAAAAGAAGAGGGTGGTCGTCACACACCATTCTTTGCAAACTACCGTCCACAGTTCTACTTCCGTACAACTGACGTAACAGGTAGTGTTGAGTTGCCAGAAGGTACAGAAATGGTAATGCCAGGGGATAACGTATCTTTCAAAGTTACCCTGATTGCACCGATTGCTATGGACGAAGGTCTACGTTTCGCTATCCGTGAGGGTGGTCGTACTGTAGGTGCTGGCGTTGTAGCTGAAATTCTCGAGTAA
- the rpsG gene encoding 30S ribosomal protein S7, with protein MSRRHSAEKRQVLPDPKHGDVVLTKFMNSLMIDGKKSVAERIVYGALDVMEEKAKTEPMAMFHEALDNVKPAVEVRSRRVGGATYQVPCEVRAERSQALAIRWLIAAARKRNETTMVARLSGELMDACNNRGAAIKKREDTHKMAEANKAFSHYRW; from the coding sequence ATGTCACGTAGACACTCCGCTGAGAAGCGTCAGGTACTGCCAGATCCAAAACATGGTGACGTCGTACTTACAAAATTTATGAATTCCCTAATGATTGACGGTAAAAAGTCAGTTGCAGAGCGTATCGTATACGGTGCACTGGATGTTATGGAAGAAAAAGCTAAAACTGAGCCTATGGCTATGTTCCACGAAGCTCTAGACAATGTTAAACCTGCTGTAGAGGTTCGCTCTCGCCGTGTTGGTGGTGCAACGTATCAGGTTCCTTGTGAAGTTCGCGCTGAGCGTTCACAGGCATTGGCTATTCGCTGGTTGATTGCAGCAGCACGTAAGCGTAACGAGACAACAATGGTTGCTCGTCTCTCTGGTGAGCTAATGGATGCATGCAACAATCGTGGTGCAGCGATCAAGAAGCGTGAAGATACGCACAAGATGGCTGAAGCGAACAAAGCATTCTCACACTACCGTTGGTAA